The nucleotide sequence TTTAATTCCTTACCTATTTCTTTTGTTCAGTTTTCAAAGAACTGTGTGTTTCTAGCTTGCCGCTCGTTTTGGCGACTTTATTAGATTACCATGTCGCAACCCTCATTGTCAACAGCTTTTTTCAAAAACTTTTAATCGTTTAAGTAAAGCTTTCAACATGTCAGTATTCCTTGCGACGAAGAATAATATACCACCATTTTCGCTCTTGTACAATAGTTTTAACGAAAAAAAGTTAACTTTTATTTAAGCCATTATACAGTCATAACGCATTCTACTAGATAAGCGTATCAATAAGTTGCAGCCATACAAGATATAGTGAAATGATATTTCATCAAATACACCTTCATTATATTTCTCATTTTCTAAAATCCTATACTCAAAACGCCAGACAAAACAAAAAGCCAGCAATGTGCTGGCTTTTTGCGAATCAATTACTTTTCTGAATGACGCATTTGCGGGAATAAAAGGACATCACGGATAGAAGGTGAGTTTGTTAACAGCATAACAAGACGATCGATTCCGATCCCTAGTCCGCCTGTTGGAGGCATTCCGTACTCAAGCGCCTCTACAAAGTCTTCATCCATCATATGTGCTTCGTCGTTTCCTTCAGCACGTTCTTTTAACTGCTCTTCAAAACGTTCACGCTGATCGATCGGATCATTAAGCTCTGAGAATGCATTTGCATGCTCACGTCCGACAATAAATAACTCAAAACGATCTGTGAAACGCGGATCTTCAGGATTCTTCTTAGCTAGAGGTGAGATTTCAACTGGGTGACCGTACACGAATGTAGGCTGAATCAGTTTTTCCTCAACAAAGTGCTCGAAGAATTCATTTACAACATGGCCATAAGACATGTTGTCTTTTACAGGTACTTTATGTTCTTTTGCTAAAGCACGTGCTTCTTCGTCTGTCATTACTGGCCAGAAGTCTACACCAGCGGCTTCTTTAATCGCATCAACCATGTGTACTCTTTTCCAGCGCGGCTTAAGATCTACTTCGTAGTCGCCATACGTTACAGTAGTTGAACCTAGAACATCCTCTGCGATATGGGCGATCAAGTTCTCGGTTAACTCCATGATATCAAGGTAATCCGCATATGCTTCATATAGCTCGATCATCGTAAACTCAGGATTATGACGAGTCGATACCCCTTCGTTACGGAATACACGGCCGATTTCATAAACCTTTTCAAGTCCGCCTACAATTAGACGCTTTAAGTGAAGCTCGATTGCGATACGCATATAAAGCTCCATATCAAGCGCATTATGATGCGTGATAAACGGACGTGCAGATGCTCCACCTGGAATAGAGTGCATTGTAGGTGTTTCTACTTCTAAATAACCATTATCATCTAAATAGCGTCGCATAGAACGAATGATCTTAGAACGAGAAATAAAAGTATCCTTAACTTCTGGATTCATAATCAAATCCACATAACGTTGACGATAACGCTGTTCAACGTCTTTTAAACCGTGGAACTTATCCGGAAGCGGGCGCAAGGATTTTGTCAGCAGCTGAAAATCTTTCGCTTTAATCGAAAGTTCTCCTACTTTCGTTTTGAAAACTAATCCTGTTACTCCTACCCAGTCACCGATATCAATCGTATTAAATAGTTCGTATTGCTCTTCACCGACTGCATCTAATCTTACATAGATTTGAATCTTGCCTGTTAAATCTTGAATATGAGCGAATCCTGCTTTACCTTTTCCGCGTTTGGTCATAATACGGCCAGCAAGGGTAACTGAGATTTCTTCGCTATCTAAATCTTCTTTTTCTTTTTCTCCGTATTCAGATACAAGGTCACTTGCTGTATGTGTACGGTTATACTTTGTACCAAAAGGGTCTACTCCTTTTTCTGTTAGAGCAGCTAACTTTTCTCTTCGTACGCGCAGCAAATCATTTAATTCTAATTCCTGACTCATGGGAACACTCCTAGCTTTAGCAGTTTTGAATATCTATTATGGTATAAGTTAAGTTCTCGCCTAAAGGAACAACAACAGTAAATGTTGAATGAACGGCTTTCCCTATTGCAGCTTTTGCGATCGGGGACTGGACAGATATGAGATTTTCACGAGGATCCGCTTCAAAAGGATGAACGATTGTGTACGTATACCTTTCCTTATAAACAGTGTCCTCTATTGTAAGAACAGAGCCTGGTTCTACAAAGTCTCCCGCTTCTCTTACAATCGGCCATGTGACGGATCGAGCTAAGATATCCGTTATCTCGGCCATTCGTGACTGAATGAATTCTCTTTCTGGAGATTGCCTGCATTCCTTTTTGCGTTTTAATAGGTATTGTAATTCTTGTTCTAGATTCCTGGTGCCTTCTTGGGTGAGTTTAAGCATAGCCATATGCCATTCCTCCTCAATCATTATAAAAGAAAACACCAGATGTTTGTTAATTAAGCAAACAACAGCCAGTCATCTGATGATCTGGCTGTATTTTGCTAGCTTTAGCTGATTTTTTGCAGTTCTTCAATTTGCTCTACATAACCAAACAATAGTTTACTCATGCCATCACGAGTAGTCATCTGGTTGATCTCATTTCGGACAGAACCTGTTTGCGGCAAACCTTTTAGATACCATGCTGCGTGTTTTCTCATCTCTCTTGCAGCAACATCTTCACCTTTTAGTTCGATCAAACGGTCCATATGAAGCATGCAGATTTCCATTTTTTCGCGAGCAGTAGGTTCTGGAGCGATTTCTCCGTTTTGCAGATATTGAACGGTACGATAAAGCATCCAAGGGTTGCCTAGAGCCGCTCTTCCGATCATCACACCATCTACTCCGTATTTGTCCAAATGCTCTTTCGCTTCTTGAGGTGTAGAAATATCACCATTACCGATTACAGGAATCGATACGTTCTTCTTCACTTCACCGATGATGTCCCAGTCTGCTGTTCCTTCGTACATTTGAACACGTGTACGCCCGTGCACAGCTACTGCCGCACCACCTGCACGTTCGACGGCTTGAGCGTTCTTCACAGCAAAAATATGGTCTTCATCCCAGCCGATCCGCATTTTTACAGTGACTGGTTTTTGAACGGCATCAACAGTCGCAGCTACCATCTCATAAATCTTGTCTGGGTCTAGCAGCCATTTTGCTCCTGCATCACATTTTGTGATCTTCGGAACCGGGCATCCCATGTTTATATCGATAATGTCTGCGTTTGTATGTTTATCAACGTATTTAGCAGCAGCAACTAGAGATTCACGTTCTCCGCCAAAGATCTGCAGACTAAGCGGTTTTTCGCGTTCATCTACATAAAGCATCTTTAGGGATCTTTCATTCTCATGTAAAATTCCTTTGTCACTTACCATCTCTGCACATACGAGTCCCGCTCCGAACTCTTTGGCGATTAAACGGAATGCAGGGTTACATACACCAGCCATCGGCGCTAGAACTACTTGGTTTTTCAGCATAATATCACCGATTTTCAACATCCATATCACCTCGTTTCACTTGTTGGATTTGCTATCTATCTGCTTACTGTAACTCTTCAACGTTAATGCTGAACTGATTCGCTATTTTATGAAGCAAATCTACTTTGGGCTTTCGGCTGCCCCTTTCTACCTCGCCTAAAACGGATACTGAGATTCCTATGTCTTTTGCGAGCTGTTCTTGGGTATAGCCTTTTAATTTTCTGAACGCACGGATGCGTCTTCCGAGTCTGTCTTCTTCCATATGCGTACACCTTCTTTATCTCTTTGTTCGCAAAGGACTTGATGTAATGAAATTGTTTTCTCCGGATAAACATCATCAGGAGCAATTTCTCTTAGAGGTATGAGAACAAATGCCCTTTCAAGCATACGTGGATGCGGAATCGTTAACAC is from Fictibacillus sp. b24 and encodes:
- a CDS encoding GreA/GreB family elongation factor, whose protein sequence is MAMLKLTQEGTRNLEQELQYLLKRKKECRQSPEREFIQSRMAEITDILARSVTWPIVREAGDFVEPGSVLTIEDTVYKERYTYTIVHPFEADPRENLISVQSPIAKAAIGKAVHSTFTVVVPLGENLTYTIIDIQNC
- the lysS gene encoding lysine--tRNA ligase, giving the protein MSQELELNDLLRVRREKLAALTEKGVDPFGTKYNRTHTASDLVSEYGEKEKEDLDSEEISVTLAGRIMTKRGKGKAGFAHIQDLTGKIQIYVRLDAVGEEQYELFNTIDIGDWVGVTGLVFKTKVGELSIKAKDFQLLTKSLRPLPDKFHGLKDVEQRYRQRYVDLIMNPEVKDTFISRSKIIRSMRRYLDDNGYLEVETPTMHSIPGGASARPFITHHNALDMELYMRIAIELHLKRLIVGGLEKVYEIGRVFRNEGVSTRHNPEFTMIELYEAYADYLDIMELTENLIAHIAEDVLGSTTVTYGDYEVDLKPRWKRVHMVDAIKEAAGVDFWPVMTDEEARALAKEHKVPVKDNMSYGHVVNEFFEHFVEEKLIQPTFVYGHPVEISPLAKKNPEDPRFTDRFELFIVGREHANAFSELNDPIDQRERFEEQLKERAEGNDEAHMMDEDFVEALEYGMPPTGGLGIGIDRLVMLLTNSPSIRDVLLFPQMRHSEK
- a CDS encoding helix-turn-helix domain-containing protein — translated: MEEDRLGRRIRAFRKLKGYTQEQLAKDIGISVSVLGEVERGSRKPKVDLLHKIANQFSINVEELQ
- the dusB gene encoding tRNA dihydrouridine synthase DusB → MLKIGDIMLKNQVVLAPMAGVCNPAFRLIAKEFGAGLVCAEMVSDKGILHENERSLKMLYVDEREKPLSLQIFGGERESLVAAAKYVDKHTNADIIDINMGCPVPKITKCDAGAKWLLDPDKIYEMVAATVDAVQKPVTVKMRIGWDEDHIFAVKNAQAVERAGGAAVAVHGRTRVQMYEGTADWDIIGEVKKNVSIPVIGNGDISTPQEAKEHLDKYGVDGVMIGRAALGNPWMLYRTVQYLQNGEIAPEPTAREKMEICMLHMDRLIELKGEDVAAREMRKHAAWYLKGLPQTGSVRNEINQMTTRDGMSKLLFGYVEQIEELQKIS